A genomic region of Octopus sinensis linkage group LG2, ASM634580v1, whole genome shotgun sequence contains the following coding sequences:
- the LOC115227305 gene encoding zinc finger protein 62 homolog: MLSSKCEVITRKETHNKKKLYHCEICGKYFVSNSNLTTHKKIHTGEKPFHCEICGKSFINSSELAIHIRRHKGEKAYQCEVCGKSFITNGDLKIHERIHTGERPFHCEICGKAFVNRSQLVVHVRRHTGEKTYHCEVCGKSFITNGDLKVHERVHTGEKPFHCEICGKSFVNSSHLVVHIRRHTGEKTYHCKVCGKSFVANGDLKIHERIHTAKSLFHCEICGKSFTHNSHLVIHISRHTGEKPFNCEICGQSFFTNGHLKTHGRIHTGEKPFQCETCGKSFIYNSKLTIHKRSHTGGNSYCCEICGKSFINNYKLSIHKRSHTGEKPYCCQICGKSFAASSSLTTHNRVHTGENLFHCEICGTSFTTNGRLTIHKRSHTGEKPYHCEICGKSFVSNSNLTAHNRIHTREKRYHCEICGKSFMNNSDVVIHKRAHSGEKPYPCDVCGKSFSVNSSLVVHKRRHTGENPFHCEICGKSFTQTSSLVVHKRIHTGEKPYHCEICGKCFVSNSKLTIHTKIHTG, encoded by the coding sequence atgctttcttcgAAATGTGAAGTCATCACACGCAAAGAAACACACAACAAGAAAAAACTATACCACTGCgaaatatgtggaaaatattttgtttccaatAGTAATTTGACAACACATAAGAAAATACATACAGGGGAAAAACCGTTCCATTGTGAGATCTGCGGAAAATCCTTCATAAATAGTTCAGAACTCGCTATCCACATCCGTAGACACAAAGGAGAAAAGGCTTACCAATGTGAGGTGTGTGGAAAATCTTTTATTACGAATGGTGATTTAAAAATACATGAACGGATACATACTGGGGAAAGGCCTTTCcactgtgaaatatgtggaaaagCATTTGTTAATAGATCCCAGCTTGTTGTCCACGTACGGAGACACACGGGGGAAAAAACTTATCATTGTGAGGTGTGCGGAAAATCATTTATTACCAATGGTGACTTAAAAGTACACGAGAGGGTTCACACGGGGGAAAAACCGTTCCACTGTGAAATCTGCGGAAAATCTTTTGTAAATAGTTCGCATCTTGTTGTCCACATTCGTAGACACACGGGGGAAAAAACGTATCATTGTAAAGTGTGCGGAAAATCTTTCGTTGCTAACGGTGACTTGAAAATACACGAACGAATACACACTGCGAAAAGTCTGTTCCACTGCGAAATTTGCGGAAAATCATTCACCCACAATTCCCATCTTGTCATCCACATAAGTCGACACACGGGCGAAAAACCCTTTAATTGCGAAATATGCGGACAATCTTTCTTCACGAACGGACACTTAAAGACACACGGCAGGATCCATACGGGGGAAAAACCGTTCCAGTGCGAAACGTGTGGAAAATCTTTCATTTATAATTCTAAGCTTACAATACACAAACGTAGCCACACCGGCGGAAACTCATATTGTTGCGAAATTTGCGGAAAGTCGTTTATCAATAACTACAAACTTTCGATCCACAAACGTAGCCACACCGGAGAAAAGCCATATTGCTGTCAGATCTGCGGAAAATCCTTCGCTGCTAGCAGCAGCCTAACAACGCACAATAgggttcatactggagaaaaccTTTTCCACTGCGAGATCTGCGGAACGTCTTTTACCACAAACGGTAGGCTTACAATTCACAAACGTagtcatactggagaaaaaccttatcactgtgaaatctgtggaaaaTCTTTTGTGTCCAACAGTAATTTAACAGCACATAATAGAATTCATACGAGAGAGAAACGgtatcattgtgaaatctgtgggaagTCTTTCATGAACAATTCGGATGTTGTTATTCACAAACGAGCACATAGCGGGGAAAAGCCGTATCCCTGCGATGTGTGTGGAAAGTCGTTCTCTGTTAATTCAAGCCTCGTAGTTCACAAAAGGAGACATACTGGGGAAAACCCGTTTCATTGTGAGATCTGCGGAAAATCTTTCACTCAGACTTCTAGTCTTGTCGTTCACAAAAGAATTCATACGGGCGAAAAACCTTACCACTGTGAGATCTGCGGGAAATGTTTTGTCTCGAACAGTAAATTAAcgatacacacaaaaatacacactggATAA